Part of the Oncorhynchus nerka isolate Pitt River linkage group LG14, Oner_Uvic_2.0, whole genome shotgun sequence genome is shown below.
CACAAAAAAAGGTGTGAAATGGTGGAAATACATTCCTTGACCTGACCCTGGATTTTACTGACACTTCACACCTTTTTTTGTGGACATGATTATCGTCACAATGTTCTTAATGAGATAGCTTTGAAAATTACAAAAGTCCTAACTATAGTATAGAGGAGCTTTTATAAAAGCGTGCAGGATTTAGATTTCTTCTCCTCGTCGTCATATCCAGGGGCCGACTCTTTCCTGTTGGGGTCGTTCAGCTCGTCAAAAAGTCCGCTGTCAATCATTTCCTGTTGCCAAGCAATGGGCACTGCCCCCGTGTTGAATTCCTTGAAGAATTTGTCATCTTTGTCGTCAAACACAATGCCCTTGATCTCTGAGAAGTCTTTGATGTCCCCCGTGTCTTTGGCGTAGACCACGTTGGGCTTGGGAACCCAGGGTGGGTCGATCAGTCCCGCCTCCAGTCGAGGGAAGTTAATGCTCTTGAACCACTCATGCTTCCTTGGGTCTTCGTTCCTGGATGAGAGAAACACACTGAAGTCAGAGAAATATACATTCCCCCCAAGTCCACCTGACCTGATACCTAGAACCAGGTGTTTTTCCTGAAcatgtgacctgaccagaaaGGGCCCTAGAGTTGTTCTTGGTTCGCCCATGTCCTCAGGAATATCTCTGGGCCGAAACTGCGGTCAATTCTTACTTGGTCCTGCATCCCAGACGCTCGTCAATTTTCTTCTTGAGGAAGAGGTCGATGATGGCCTTGGTGCCCTCGTCAAAGTTCTTGTGCCCGTACTTGCATTCATCCTCGAGGGTGCGCCGTGCCACCTCCTCCTTCTGCACCTTCTCCTTATAGTCCTTGAAGGGCAGGCGAGCTGctaccatcaaatcaaatcaaatcaaattgtatttgtcacatacacatggttaggagATTTTaaagcgagtgtagcgaaatgcttgtgcttctagttccgacaatgcagtgataaccaacaagtaatctaactaacaattccaaaactactgtcttatacacagtgtaaggggataaggaatatgtacataaggatatatgaatgagtgatggtacagagcagcatacagtagatggtatcgagtacagtatatacatatgagatgagtatgtagacaaagtaaacaaagtggcatagttaaagtggctagtgacataaggatgcagtcgatgatctagagtacagtatattcgtatgcatatgagatgaataatgtagggtaagtaacattatataaggtggcattgtttaaagtggctagtgatatatttacatcatttcccatcaattcccattattaaagtggctggagttgggtcagtgtcaatgacagtgtgttggcagcagccactcaatgttagtggtggctgtttaacagtctgatggccttgagatagaagctgtttttcagtctctcggtcccagctttgatgcacctgtactgacctcgccttctggatgatagcggggtgaacaggcagtggttcgggtggttgatgtccttgatgatctttatggccttcctgtaacatcaggtggtgtaggtgtcctggagggcaggtagtttgcccccggtgatgcgttgtgcagacctcactaccctctggagagccttacggttgagggcggagcagttgccgtaccaggtggtgatacagcccgccaggatgctctcgattgtgcatctgtagaagtttgtgagtgcttttggtgacaagccaaatttcttcagcctcctgaggttgaagaggcgctgctgcgccttcttcacgacgctgtcagtgtgagtggaccaattcagtttgtctgcgatgtgtatgccgaggaacttaaaacttgctaccctctccactactgatccatcgatgtggataggggtgttccctctgctgtttcctgaagtccacaatcatctccttagttttgttgacgttgagtgtgaggttattttcctgacaccacactccgagggccctcacctcctccctgtaggccgtctcgtcgttgttggtaatcaagcctaccactgttgtgtcgtccgcaaacttgatgattgagttggaggcgtgcgtggccacgcagtcgtgggtgaacagggagtacaggagagggctcagaacgcacccttgtggggccccccgtgttgaggatcagcggggaggagatgttgttgcctaccctcaccacctggggcggcccgtcaggaagtccagtacccagttgcacagggcggggtcgagacccagggtctcgagcttgatgacgagcttggaggtactatggtgttgaatgccgagctgtagtcgatgaacagcattctcacataggtattcctcttgtccaggtgggttagggcagtgtgcagtgtggttgagattgcatcgtctgtggacctatttgggcggtaagcaaattggagtgggtctagggtgtcaggtagggtggaggtgatatggtccttgactagtctctcaaagcacttcatgatgacggaagtgagtgctacggggcggtagtcgtttagctcagttaccttagctttcttgggaacaggaacaatggtggccctcttgaagcatgtgggaacagcagactggtatagggattgattgaatatgtccgtaaacacaccggccagctggtctgcgcatgctctgagggcgcggctggggatgccgtctgggcctgcagccttgcgagggttaacacgtttaaatgtcttactcacctcggctgcagtgaaggagagaccgcatgttttcgttgcagaccgtgtcagtggcactgtattgtcctcaaagcgggcaaaaaagttatttagtctgcctgggagcaagacatcctggtccgtgactgggctgggtttcttcttgtagtccgtgattgactgtagaccctgccacatgcctctacCATCTCGTAGATACTGCAGCCCAGTGCCCACCAGTCCACTGACATCCGGTAAGGCTCTTTCTTCAGGATCTCTGGGGCCATGTAGCCACTTGTGCCAGCctgaggagagggaagacgggaggaggagaggaggggagaggagggagatgtgaTGACAGAGaaggaaacagagaaagagaagtgaGGGTTTGCTTAGGCCTAGTTCTAGGGTTCCATACCATAGCAACAAAATGTTCAGTGTTATATCAACTGTGGACTACAGCACAATACTTCGCAAGGTTGAGCTAATCCGTGGCATAGCACAacttttgattgattgattaattgattcAAGCCTTACATATGCCAATCTACCCTTATGCTCACCATGCCCCTTATCAGGGACTTTATATCCCTGAATTCTACCAAAGCTCTTTCGTAACATCAGCACCACATGCCTGCACCAGGTTTCCCCTGCACTAGCCTCTATCCTGGCCATGTCCTGACCTGAGCCCCCCCCCCCTACttattattttccaccataatttgcaaagaaaatcataaaaaatcctacaatgtgattttctggatttttttctcacaatgtctgtcatagttgaagtgtacctatgatgaaaattacaggcctctctcatatttttaagtgtgagaacttgcacaattagtggctgactaaatacttttttgccccactgtacataatgCTGGAAGGGCAGTGTACAGTCAGTCATTCCCAAGATAGTGCATTGGTAAaagtcagtgacaaatatcatagctgggcttggttaaaaccctggatgggagaccaaagcctagctgtagacagatcaagtctccagtaggaggtgctgcccagcctaATGTTTTTTATCTGATAGTGGACATAGCGTTGAAGATCTAACGTTGTTTTAAAgctacaaattcaacatattttatacatggtttgtctatgttgaaattttgttaccatgatgacataatcccGTGGTTGAAAtgtcaccctcaaaacaacagttgattacttttttcaaaaATCTAATGTATTTTCCACATAGATTCTACATCACAATTTACAAGTTTACAAATTAtgttgaaacaacattgattcaacaagTTTATGCCCAGTGGGATGGTAATAATGTAAAACCCTGGTTATGGATAGATCCCTAACCATGGATAAATACTTATCAATAATACCATGTCATCTCACCCTACTCTAAAAAAATGttatgtcattgttgttaatGTACAGTCAGTTAACAACAAGGATGacgagttcatctcagcctatcaGAGCCCTTACCTTTTGATTGATGGTCTTTTCGCCAGGGAGCTCCACGGCCAACCCCAGATCCGAGAGTCGACATTGGCCGAAGCTATCCAGTAGCACGTTCTCTGGCTTCATGTCTCTGTATGCTATATCTATGGAGTGCAGGTGGAGGATTCCTGTGGTGACCTGTGCAATGTAGTAATTGATGCGGTCTATTTCTAGGCCTTTTTCGCCAATGTTGTAGATGTGGTACCGGAGGTCGCCGCCATTCATCAGGGTCATGACGAGACACAGGTGGGTCTTAGTGTCGTAGGCATAGGACAGGTTCACCAGGAACAGGCTGTTGACCTTCTCTAGGATCTGTTTCTCCAGCAGTGCCATGCCTTCACCATTCTTCTGCTTCAGACGCTTCTTGCACAGCTTTTTGCAGGCGTACATCTGGCCTGAGTTCTTCACCTGCACGGCACACAcctatgcagagagagagagagggactgaaaCTAATACGTCTGAGAAATGTATGATAAGATCCCCAAGCTATCACATAACCCAACTAGCACAAAACATTCAGAGAACCacatgtttcttagagcttggtgagagcgtggttgtcctatggttatttagcatacaaccttcccaccactttatgggaatggtgcaggattgatgcttggctttggaacattctcagcaaatTTAATGGTCGACTATGGGCACAAAAAATTATCCAACTCCGCCCTTTCAACATTTTTAAGCAGAATTGGGATGTGCCTTTGGTGATTTGTCGATGTGTCATTCAGTTTTTTTTTTGCACAAAGCGACCGCTGTAGCTAGTTCGTTAGCTATGCTAGCCACTTCAGCTTGCCAGgaactcctccagtgtgtgttgaGGTCATTTCACAGAATTTGTTTTTGGACGGAAGTTGTAGATATTGGTAAGAAATGGTATTTATCTGTACTGTAGcgtcagctgtgccaccagagaccctgggttcgcgccccaggctctgtcgcaacaggccgcgaccgggagatccgtggggcaacgcacaattggcctagcgtcgtccaggaTACGggggggtttggccggtagggatatccttgtctcatcacgcaccagcgactcctgtggcgggccgggcgcagtgcacgctaaccaaggttgccaggtgcacggtgtttcattacatacactgtttacccgggggcagggctaccgacgttaaggctaatctgaagatggtgctggctaaagctaaaactggcgagtgtagagagtatagagatattgttatccacgtcggcaccaacgatgttaggatgaaacagtcagagatcaccaagcgcaacatagcttctgcgtgcatatcagctagaaagatgtgtcggcatcgagtaattgtctctggccccctcccagttagggggagtgatgagctctacagcagagtctcacaactcaatcgctggttgaaaactgttttctgcccctcccaaaagatagaatttgtagataattggacctctttctgggactcacccacaaacaggaccaagcctgacctgctgaggagtgacggactccatcctagctggagggtgctctcatcttatctaccaacatagacagggctctaactcctctagctccacaatgaaatagggtgcaggccaggcagcaggctgttagccagcctgccagcatagtggagtctgccactagcacagtcagtgtagtcagctcagctatcaccattgagaccgtgtctgtgcctcgacctaggttgggcaaaactaaacatggcggtgttcgccttagcaatctcactaggataaagaccacctccattcctgtcattactgaaagagatcatgatacctcacatctcaaaatagggctacttaatgttagatcccttacttcaaaggcaattatagtcaatgaactaatcactgatcataatcttgatgtgattggcctgactgaaacatggcttaagcctgatgaatttactgttttaaatgaggcctcacctcctggctacactagtgaccatatccccgtgcatcccgcaaaggcggaggtgttgctaacatttacgatagcaaatttcaatttacaaaaaaaaaaaaaatgacgttttcgtcttttgagcttctagtcatgaaatctatgcagcctactcaatcactttttttagctactgtttacaggcctcctgggccatatacagcgtttctcactgagttccctgaattcctatcggaccttgtagtcatagcagataatattctaatctttggtgactttaatattcacatggaaaagtccacagacccactccaaaaggctttcggagccatcatcgactcagtgggttttgtccaacatgtctctggacccactcactgtcacagtcatacgctggacctagttttgtcccatggaataaatgttgtggatcttaatgtttttcctcataatcctggattatcggaccaccattttattacgtttgcaattgcaacaaataatctgctcagaccccaaccaaggaacatcaaaagtcgtgctataaattcacagacaacacaaagattccttgatgcccttccagactccctctgcctacccaaggacgccagaggtcaaaaatcagttaaccacctaactgaggatctcaatttaaccttgcgcaataccctagatgcagttgcacccctaaaaccTAAAAgaaattctcataagaaactagctccctggtacacagaaaatacccgagctctgaagcaagcttccagaaaattggaacggaaatggcgccacaccaaactggaagtcttccgactagcttggaaggacggtaccgtgcagtaccgaagagcccttactgctgctcgatcatcctatttttctaacttaattgaggaaaataagaacaatccgaaattcctttttgatactgtcgcaaagctaactaaaaagcagcattccccaagagagaatgactttcactttagcagtgataaattcatgaacttctttgaggaaaagattatgattattagaaagcaaattacggactcttttttaaacctgcgtattcctccaaacctcagttgtcctgagtctgcacaactctgccaggacctaggatcaagagagacgctcaagtgttttagtactatatctcttgacacaatgatgaaaataatcatggcctctaaaccttcaagctgcatactggaccctattccaactaaactactgaaagagctgcttcctgtgcttggccctcctatgttgaacataataaacggctctctatccactggatgtgtaccaaactcactaaaagtggcagtaataaagcctctcttgaaaaagccaaaccttgacccagaaaatataaaaaactatcggcctatatcgaatcttccattcctctcaaaaattttagagaaggctgttgcgcagcaactcactgccttcctgaagacaaacaatgtatacgaaatgcttcagtctggttttagaccccatcatagcactgagacggcacttgtgaaggtggtaaattacattttaatggcatcggaccgaggctctgcatctgtcctcgtgctcctagaccttagtgctgcttttgataccatcgatcaccacattcttttggagagattggaaacccaaattggtctacacggacatgttctggcctggtttagatcttatctgtcggaaagatatcagtttgtctctgtgaatggtttgtcctccgacaaatcaactgtaaatttcggtgttcctcaaggttccgttttaggaccactattgttttcactatatattttacctcttggggatgttattcgaaaacataatgtaaactttcactgctatgcggatgacacacagctgtacatttcaatgaaacatggtgaagccccaaaattgccctcgctagaagcatgtgtttcagacataaggaagtgaatggctgcaaactttctactattaaactcggacaaaacagagatgcttgttctaggtcccaagaaacaaagagatcttctgttgaatctgacaattaatcttattggttgtacagtcgtctcaaataaaactgtgaaggacctctgcgttactctggaccctgagctctcttttgaagaacatatcaagaccattttgaggacagcttttttccatctacgtaacattgcaaaaatcagaaactttctgtccaaaaatgatgcagaaagattaatccatgcttttgtcacttctaggttagactactgcaatgctctattttccggctacccggataaagcactaaataaacttcagttagtgctaaatacggctgcttcctgtcaaagcaagggctgatttcaaggttttactgctaacctacaaagcattacatgggcttgctcctacctatctctctgatttggtcctgccgtacatacctacacgtacgctacggtcacaagacgcaggcctcctaattgtccctagaatttctaagcaaacagctggaggcagggctttctcctatagagctccatttttatggaacggtctgcctacccatgtcagagacgcaaactcggtctcaacctttaagtctttactgaagacatatctcttcagtgggtcatatgattgagtgtagtctggcccaggagtgggaaggtgaacggaaaggctctggagcaacgaaccgcccttgctgtctctgcctggccggttcccctctttccactgggattctctgcctctaaccctattacaggggctgagtcactggcttactggggctctctcatgccgtccctggagggggtgcgtcacctgagtgggttgattcactgttgtggtcatcctgtctgggttggcgcccccccccttgggttgtgccgtggcggagatctttgtgggctatactcagccttgtctcaggatggtaagttcgtggttgaagatatccctctagtggtgtgggggctgtgctttggcaaagtgggtggggttatatccttcctgtttggccctgtccgggggtgtcctcggatggggccacagtgtctcctgacccctcctgtctcagcctccagtatttatgctgcagtagtttatgtgtcggggggctggggtcagtttgttatatctggagtacttctcctgtcctattcggtgtcctgtgtgaatctaagtgtgcgttctctaattctctccttctctctttctttctttctttctttctttctttctctctctctctcggaggacctgagccctaggaccatgccccaggactacctgacatgatgactccttgctgtccccagtccacctggccatgctgctgttccagtttcaactgacctgagccctaggaccatgccccaggactacctgacatgatgactccttgctgtccccagtccacctggccatgctgctgctccagtttcaactgttctgccttattattattcgaccatgctggtcatttatgaacatttgaacatcttggccatgttctgttataatctccacccggcacagccagaagaggactggccaccccacatagcctggttcctctctaggtttcttcctaggttttggcctttctagggagtttttcctagccaccgtgcttctacacctgcattgcttgctgtttggggttttaggctgggtttctgtacagcactttgagatatcagctgatgtacgaagggctatataaatatatttgatttgatttgtttcctccgacacattggtgcggctggcttccgggttggatacgCGCTGGGTTaacaagcagtgcggcttggttgggttgtgtatcagaggacgcatgactttcaaccttcgtctctcccgagcccgtacgggagttgtagcgatgagacaagatagtagctaccaaaaacaattggataccatgaaattggggagaaaaaggggtcacatttttttttttttaagaaaaaaagaaaaaaaaaatggcaTTTCT
Proteins encoded:
- the LOC115142151 gene encoding rhodopsin kinase grk7a-like, which encodes MCDMGGLDNLVANTAYLKGGDEKEMRKRRRSLSLPKPEQCVSIRAAVGKEFEMLCERQPVGKKFFRNFLLESNPQYVAAAEFLDELIDWDLAEGAGKDKSRTNIINKFCKADSKSFLSYLTGEVADKCKAVSDKDFEDVMMGKVKDATREYLKEKPFTEYQTSPNFDKFLQWKEYEKQKITDKYFHEFRTLGKGGFGEVCAVQVKNSGQMYACKKLCKKRLKQKNGEGMALLEKQILEKVNSLFLVNLSYAYDTKTHLCLVMTLMNGGDLRYHIYNIGEKGLEIDRINYYIAQVTTGILHLHSIDIAYRDMKPENVLLDSFGQCRLSDLGLAVELPGEKTINQKAGTSGYMAPEILKKEPYRMSVDWWALGCSIYEMVEASRLPFKDYKEKVQKEEVARRTLEDECKYGHKNFDEGTKAIIDLFLKKKIDERLGCRTKNEDPRKHEWFKSINFPRLEAGLIDPPWVPKPNVVYAKDTGDIKDFSEIKGIVFDDKDDKFFKEFNTGAVPIAWQQEMIDSGLFDELNDPNRKESAPGYDDEEKKSKSCTLL